ACTCTTGAGCGCCTTGGGGTTGAGCGTATTATGAATTTGGGTTGGAGTATCATTCGTCCCTTTAGTTGGGCTGCGCTCAAGTCGCTGCAATGGCTGCACAACTTCGTGCCGAACTATGGCCTTGTCATCGTCATCTTTTCAATTCTGATAAAAATCATCCTGCACCCGCTCACCAAAAAGAGCAACGAGTCGATGAAGCAGATGCAGGTGTTGCAGCCCAAAATGAAGGAGTTGCAAGAAAAATATTCCAAAGAGCCGCAGAAGCTGAACGAAGAGATGATGAAGATGTACCGGGAGTACGGCGTCAATCCGCTCGGCGGCTGTTTGCCGATGCTGCTGCAAATGCCGCTGCTCTTTGCCATGTTCACCGTATTCAGCTCGACCATCTCGTTCCGCCAGGCGCCGTTCTTCGGCTGGATCAACGATCTTTCCTTGCCCGATACAATTTTCACACTGCCGTTCTCCATTCCGTTTTATGGCAATCATGTCGCCCTGTTGCCGTTGCTGATGGGCATCACAATGTTTATTCAACAAAAAATGTCCATCACCGATCCCAAGCAAAAGGCCATGATTTACGTCATGCCCATCATGTTCACTTTGATGTTCAACAATTTTCCTTCGGGGTTGAATTTATACTACGCGTTGTTCAACGTGCTGAGCATCATTCAGCAGAAGTACATGACCAAGCCGCCCGAGGATCTCGAAGCGAGAAAAAAGAAAATGAAAGAACGCGCCGAGCTTAAAAAAGGCGGCTTTCACGCAGCGCTCTCGCGCAAGCGGTTGATGAAGAAGTAAAAACATTCAGACGAATAAAAGCATCGCCCGCAGAAAAGAAATCCCACAGAAAGAAAAGCCCGGCCCTCGCTTTCTGTGGGATTTCAATTTCTGCGGGCGAAAAATCCAAAGCCTAGTTTCAGGCGGCACTATTTTGAGTATGGAAATCCCCGGCATACACGACACCATCGCCGCGATCGCGACGCCTCCTGGCAGAGGAAGCATTGCCGGCATTCGTGTCTCCGGGCTGTTGGCATTTCAAAGTGTTAGCAAGCTATTGTCAGCCGGAAAAGAAATTTTAACGCTTTCTCCCCGGCATTCTTATGTCGTCTGGCTGAATACGCTCGACGGCAAGCGCCTCGATCAAGTCACCCTCATTCGTTACCCCGCCCCCAATTCCTACACCGGCGAAGATGTTGTAGAAATTTTTTGCCACGGCGGCAGACTTGCGCCCAACTTGATTCTCGAACAACTGTGCGCGGCTGGTTGCCGCCTCGCCGAGCCGGGCGAGTTCACCCGGCGCGCCGTGTTCAATCACAAGCTCGATTTGATTCAAGCGGAATCCATTGCTGAAATCATTGACGCGGAGTCGCCGGTTTATTTGCAAAACGTGTTGTCGCATCTCGAAGGCGCATTTTCGCGGCAAGTGAGTGAGTTGCGCCGGCGTTTGCTGCATGGTTGCGCGCTGCTCGAACTTGGTTTGGATTTCAGCGAGGAGGATGTTGAATTCGCCGATCGCGCCCAACTGCAAGCCGAGTTGACGCACCTCGACGCGATGATCACCCGCTTGCTTTCCGGCTTCGAGCGCGGTCAAGCATTGAAAGAAGGGTGGAAGCTTGCCATCATCGGCAAACCCAATGTCGGC
The window above is part of the Cytophagia bacterium CHB2 genome. Proteins encoded here:
- the yidC gene encoding membrane protein insertase YidC, producing the protein MLDLDVSDEAYKELKEDERDISWAAMRTKYFACALIPESQPARGVKLSGTTTYVPSADARLKSYQIDLKMPLARQGPTSHQLKVYLGPLEYDTLERLGVERIMNLGWSIIRPFSWAALKSLQWLHNFVPNYGLVIVIFSILIKIILHPLTKKSNESMKQMQVLQPKMKELQEKYSKEPQKLNEEMMKMYREYGVNPLGGCLPMLLQMPLLFAMFTVFSSTISFRQAPFFGWINDLSLPDTIFTLPFSIPFYGNHVALLPLLMGITMFIQQKMSITDPKQKAMIYVMPIMFTLMFNNFPSGLNLYYALFNVLSIIQQKYMTKPPEDLEARKKKMKERAELKKGGFHAALSRKRLMKK